A part of Melittangium boletus DSM 14713 genomic DNA contains:
- a CDS encoding ELWxxDGT repeat protein: protein MDIKRGARAGLALTLAVCVGCGEPVEGEAERLESVTAAARQDALTSGEPVLVKDLHPGQYPPWLPVGSQSREFARAGHQVFFAVGDVETTALWVSDGTAVGTRRVWDFNPFLRGSYVLLEGPSIQRILSVGGLVSVVVNAGLYPEVSEVWRSDGTPEGTWPLSSHARLSEPVLGAVGDTFFFAGDEGVGGTPALWKSDGSRTGTVRVKTLPIHVTALRAVGSTLFIASGSELWKSDGTDAGTSWVATLAAPGSLSSLTAVGSTLFFVSGGELWKSDGTKAGTVRIIDLKEAPSFSAPQNLTALGSTLVFSATDAEGGRELWKSDGTGAGTVRVKDLAPGAAGSEPSVPAVMGGALYFLAHEGSTGRELWTSDGTAEGTVRLTDRVSGPADSFSGRVVSTDHRLFLFSRDDERTLSPYSLWMSDGVEAPVPLASSQDFTGALEPSDFAVLGDTLLFSVLNPYYARVPWVSDGTPEGSHVLMEAWEPGNDSEPRPWVDLDGTLLFTRGDELNPTPYALWRSNGTERGTTYVAGPFASEPQAPVRLGTRVFFSVSTPASGKELWRTDGTPAGTSLVRDLVPGPGSSEPGPGVVLGERLVFSAATASHGIELWSSDGTSEGTVLLKDIWPGAFSSAPGPLVKVGGLAYFSAHDGVHGVELWRTDGTPEGTLLVADVAPGAKDFSPSSLHDVNGTLAFVARDPAAPGTPSALWRLDATGTPRKVSSVAPMSTHWDWMAVADGTLFYSVNAGSIEHAGEPPPEIWKYGGGASSATRVSRGGFHFGLEPVAAGGTVFFTARSPGRGRELWSTDATGTRRVKSFLPGPTGGGMGPYGMVALEGLGKVMFRASDGEHGLEPWISDGTEAGTWRVGDLAPGPMSSNPTSFVRSGSRIFFGANDGPHGQELWMLPLPSSGDLPPQVTCPADVVEELSGPLTPVTWPHATVIDEDVASSELTYTPALGSLFPLGATRVTARVMDAAGQAASCSFGVTVRDTTPPTLTCPPTTYVEATSASGGQAFFESPRSWDVSGGWGMSYQGPGQLYPLGTRTFIAQAWDESGNTSSCTYDVVVRDTTPPTLKCPAAVTVEASEAGGAFVGYAAATASDTVSAVTVTYSQASGSRFPLGTTLVTATARDAAGNTSSCSIPVTVRDTRPPLVLCGGGAHAVEATSASGALVSSLPVSASDTVSAVTLTYSPALGTLFPLGTTEVTATARDAAGNTSTCSLALTVRDTTAPLLTCPADLLLEATSASGALADFAAHASDTVTLAPALLYSQAPGTRFPVGDTQVTVRARDEAGVLSAPCSFLVSVRDTTPPTLSCPARVTAEATSPTGALVTYAPATASDTVSAATVSYGQASGTRFPLGTTPVMVWARDASGNRASCAFEVEVRDTTAPVLTCPSAIEVEALSTVGGPADFSVGATDAVTDSGLLLTYSHAPGSVFAFGTTPVTVSAQDAAGNTGTCSFSVTVRDTLAPTLTCPESQVLDATQPEGAPAFFSAKASDVVSARLVPTYSHASGALFPVGRTRVNASVVDRAGNASACFFFITVRDTRASR, encoded by the coding sequence ATGGATATCAAGCGAGGAGCGAGGGCGGGTCTGGCCCTGACGCTGGCGGTGTGCGTGGGGTGTGGCGAGCCGGTCGAGGGGGAGGCGGAGCGCCTGGAGTCCGTCACGGCGGCGGCGCGTCAGGACGCGCTCACGAGCGGCGAGCCCGTGCTCGTCAAGGATCTGCATCCGGGGCAGTACCCGCCCTGGTTGCCGGTGGGCTCCCAGTCGCGTGAGTTCGCTCGCGCGGGCCATCAGGTGTTCTTCGCGGTGGGTGACGTGGAGACCACCGCGCTCTGGGTCTCCGACGGGACGGCGGTGGGAACGCGGCGGGTGTGGGACTTCAACCCGTTCCTGCGGGGCTCCTACGTCCTGCTGGAGGGACCCTCCATCCAGCGCATCCTGAGCGTGGGCGGGCTCGTCTCCGTCGTGGTGAACGCGGGGTTGTACCCCGAGGTGTCCGAGGTGTGGCGCAGCGACGGCACCCCCGAGGGCACCTGGCCCCTCTCCTCGCATGCGCGGCTCTCCGAGCCCGTCCTGGGCGCGGTCGGCGACACGTTCTTCTTCGCGGGTGACGAGGGGGTGGGTGGAACGCCGGCGTTGTGGAAGAGCGACGGCTCGCGGACGGGCACCGTGCGGGTGAAGACGCTCCCCATTCATGTCACCGCCCTGCGGGCCGTGGGCTCCACGCTCTTCATCGCCTCGGGGAGCGAGCTGTGGAAGAGCGATGGCACGGACGCGGGCACCTCGTGGGTGGCGACCCTCGCGGCCCCCGGCTCGTTGTCCTCCCTGACGGCCGTGGGTTCCACGCTCTTCTTCGTCTCCGGCGGCGAGCTGTGGAAGAGCGATGGCACGAAGGCGGGCACTGTGCGGATCATCGACCTGAAGGAGGCCCCTTCCTTCTCCGCGCCTCAGAACCTCACGGCCCTGGGCTCGACGCTCGTCTTCTCCGCCACGGACGCGGAGGGCGGACGCGAGCTGTGGAAGAGCGATGGGACGGGCGCGGGCACCGTCCGGGTGAAGGACCTCGCCCCGGGAGCGGCGGGGTCGGAGCCCTCCGTGCCCGCCGTCATGGGCGGGGCGCTCTACTTCCTCGCCCACGAGGGCTCCACCGGACGCGAGTTGTGGACGAGCGATGGGACGGCCGAGGGAACGGTGCGGCTCACGGACCGCGTGTCCGGCCCCGCTGATTCCTTCTCCGGGCGCGTGGTCTCCACCGACCACCGCCTGTTCCTCTTCTCTCGCGACGACGAGCGCACGCTTTCCCCTTACTCCCTGTGGATGAGCGATGGGGTGGAGGCTCCAGTCCCGCTCGCCTCCTCCCAGGATTTCACCGGCGCCCTCGAGCCCTCGGATTTCGCCGTTCTCGGCGACACGCTCCTCTTCTCCGTCTTGAACCCGTACTACGCGCGGGTTCCCTGGGTCTCGGATGGCACTCCCGAAGGCTCCCATGTGCTCATGGAGGCTTGGGAACCCGGCAACGACAGCGAGCCCCGGCCCTGGGTGGATCTGGACGGGACCCTGCTCTTCACGCGGGGCGATGAGTTGAATCCCACCCCGTACGCGTTGTGGCGCTCGAATGGGACCGAGCGCGGGACGACCTACGTGGCGGGCCCGTTCGCCTCGGAGCCCCAGGCCCCCGTGCGGCTGGGCACCCGAGTGTTCTTCTCGGTGTCCACTCCCGCGTCCGGCAAGGAGCTGTGGCGCACCGACGGCACTCCGGCGGGCACGTCGCTCGTGCGGGACCTCGTGCCGGGACCGGGCTCGAGCGAGCCGGGACCGGGGGTCGTCCTCGGGGAGCGGCTTGTCTTCTCCGCCGCCACGGCCTCGCATGGCATCGAGCTGTGGAGCTCCGATGGAACCTCCGAGGGCACCGTGTTGCTCAAGGACATCTGGCCGGGCGCCTTCTCCTCCGCGCCGGGCCCCCTGGTGAAGGTGGGGGGACTCGCCTACTTCTCCGCCCATGACGGCGTGCACGGCGTGGAGCTGTGGCGCACGGATGGCACGCCCGAGGGCACGCTCCTGGTGGCCGACGTGGCGCCGGGCGCGAAGGATTTCTCCCCGAGTTCCCTTCATGACGTGAATGGGACGCTCGCCTTCGTGGCGCGGGACCCGGCGGCCCCTGGCACTCCGTCCGCGCTCTGGCGGTTGGATGCGACGGGAACGCCGCGCAAGGTGTCGTCTGTCGCGCCCATGTCGACGCACTGGGATTGGATGGCCGTCGCCGACGGGACGCTCTTCTACAGCGTCAACGCCGGCTCCATCGAGCACGCGGGTGAGCCTCCGCCGGAGATCTGGAAGTATGGCGGCGGCGCCTCGAGCGCGACCCGCGTGTCCCGAGGCGGTTTCCACTTTGGACTCGAGCCGGTGGCCGCGGGCGGGACGGTCTTCTTCACTGCCCGGAGCCCGGGGCGCGGCAGGGAGCTGTGGAGCACGGATGCCACGGGCACTCGCCGGGTGAAGAGCTTCCTTCCCGGGCCCACGGGAGGCGGCATGGGCCCCTATGGGATGGTCGCGCTCGAGGGCCTGGGGAAGGTGATGTTCCGTGCCTCGGATGGTGAGCACGGCCTGGAGCCGTGGATCTCCGATGGCACCGAGGCGGGGACCTGGCGGGTGGGGGACCTCGCGCCAGGTCCCATGTCCTCCAATCCCACGTCCTTCGTGCGCAGCGGCTCGCGCATCTTCTTCGGCGCCAATGATGGGCCGCATGGCCAGGAGCTGTGGATGCTGCCCCTGCCGTCCTCGGGGGATCTGCCTCCCCAGGTGACGTGTCCCGCGGACGTGGTGGAGGAGCTGTCGGGTCCCCTCACGCCCGTCACCTGGCCACACGCCACGGTCATCGACGAGGACGTCGCGTCGTCCGAGCTGACGTACACCCCCGCCCTGGGAAGCCTCTTTCCCCTGGGCGCCACGCGGGTGACGGCGCGGGTCATGGACGCGGCGGGGCAGGCGGCGTCGTGCTCCTTTGGCGTGACGGTGCGCGACACCACGCCGCCCACTCTCACCTGTCCGCCGACCACGTACGTGGAGGCCACCAGCGCCTCGGGAGGCCAGGCGTTCTTCGAGTCGCCCAGGTCATGGGACGTGAGTGGTGGCTGGGGGATGTCCTATCAAGGCCCCGGCCAGCTCTATCCCCTGGGCACGCGGACGTTCATCGCCCAGGCGTGGGATGAATCGGGCAACACGTCCTCCTGCACCTACGACGTCGTCGTGCGGGACACCACGCCCCCCACCCTGAAGTGCCCGGCGGCCGTCACGGTCGAGGCCTCGGAGGCCGGGGGGGCCTTCGTCGGGTATGCAGCCGCCACGGCCTCCGACACGGTGTCGGCGGTGACGGTGACGTACAGCCAGGCCTCGGGTTCCCGTTTTCCCCTGGGCACCACGCTGGTGACGGCGACGGCGCGGGACGCGGCGGGCAACACCTCCTCGTGCTCCATTCCCGTGACGGTGCGCGATACCAGGCCACCCCTGGTGCTGTGTGGCGGCGGGGCTCACGCGGTCGAGGCCACGTCGGCCTCGGGCGCGCTCGTCTCCTCCCTCCCGGTCTCGGCCTCGGACACCGTGTCGGCGGTGACGCTGACGTACAGCCCGGCCCTGGGGACCCTCTTTCCCCTGGGCACCACGGAGGTGACGGCGACGGCGCGCGACGCGGCGGGCAACACCTCCACGTGCTCCCTGGCCCTGACGGTGAGGGATACCACCGCGCCCCTTCTCACCTGCCCGGCGGACCTGCTCCTCGAGGCCACCAGCGCCTCGGGCGCCCTGGCGGACTTCGCGGCCCACGCGAGTGACACCGTGACGCTCGCGCCCGCGCTCCTCTACAGCCAGGCCCCGGGCACGCGCTTCCCCGTGGGCGACACCCAGGTGACGGTGCGGGCCCGTGACGAGGCGGGAGTCCTCTCCGCTCCCTGCTCCTTCCTCGTCTCGGTGCGGGACACCACTCCGCCCACGCTGAGTTGTCCGGCACGCGTCACCGCCGAGGCCACCTCGCCCACGGGCGCGCTCGTCACCTACGCCCCGGCCACCGCGTCGGACACGGTGTCGGCGGCGACGGTGTCGTACGGCCAGGCCTCGGGGACGCGCTTCCCCCTGGGCACCACCCCCGTGATGGTGTGGGCCCGGGACGCCTCGGGCAATCGGGCGTCGTGTGCCTTCGAGGTGGAGGTGCGGGACACCACCGCGCCCGTGCTCACCTGCCCCTCCGCGATCGAGGTCGAGGCCCTGTCGACAGTGGGGGGCCCGGCGGATTTCTCCGTGGGCGCGACGGACGCGGTGACGGACTCGGGACTGTTGCTCACCTACAGCCACGCGCCGGGGAGCGTGTTCGCGTTCGGCACCACGCCGGTGACGGTGAGCGCCCAGGACGCGGCGGGCAACACGGGCACGTGCTCCTTCTCCGTGACGGTGCGTGACACCCTCGCGCCCACGCTCACCTGTCCGGAGAGCCAGGTGCTGGATGCCACGCAGCCCGAGGGCGCTCCCGCCTTCTTCTCGGCCAAGGCGTCGGATGTCGTGTCGGCGCGCCTCGTGCCCACGTACAGCCACGCCTCGGGCGCGTTGTTTCCCGTGGGCCGCACGCGCGTGAACGCGAGCGTGGTGGACCGGGCGGGCAACGCGTCCGCCTGCTTCTTCTTCATCACCGTGCGCGACACGCGGGCGAGCCGATGA
- a CDS encoding esterase family protein: MSYVDPNPRRELLGWHSHRLGMDMPLVRYGHWGPAMLLFPTAGGDFLEAERMGLIQSVAHHLQAGRFQLFSINSINPWAWMNPGMPLHEKARNQALYSDYVEQEVVPHIRRCLGNDHARIGAAGASFGAFHAANAFFRRPDLFELLLGLGGFYDLQSEFLHGYWSDEVYFNNPVSYVPNLPEGPGMDLIRHHSRIHLVTSRGEWENPGYSEHLSHLLHQRGIPHGLDIWGHDMPHDWPTWYRQMDHYVGERLGY; this comes from the coding sequence ATGTCGTACGTCGATCCGAACCCGCGGCGGGAACTCCTCGGCTGGCACAGCCACCGGCTGGGCATGGACATGCCCCTCGTCCGCTACGGCCACTGGGGCCCGGCGATGCTGCTCTTCCCCACCGCCGGAGGTGACTTCCTCGAGGCGGAACGCATGGGACTCATCCAGTCCGTCGCGCACCACCTCCAGGCGGGCCGGTTCCAGCTCTTCAGCATCAACAGCATCAATCCCTGGGCGTGGATGAACCCCGGGATGCCCCTGCACGAGAAGGCCCGCAATCAGGCGCTCTACTCGGACTACGTCGAGCAGGAGGTCGTCCCGCACATCCGCCGCTGCCTGGGCAACGACCACGCGCGCATCGGCGCGGCGGGCGCCAGCTTCGGCGCCTTCCACGCCGCCAACGCCTTCTTCCGGCGTCCGGACCTGTTCGAACTGCTCCTCGGGTTGGGCGGCTTCTACGACCTCCAGTCGGAGTTCCTCCACGGCTACTGGAGCGACGAGGTCTACTTCAACAACCCCGTCTCCTACGTCCCGAACCTGCCCGAGGGCCCTGGCATGGACCTCATCCGGCATCACAGCCGGATCCACCTGGTGACGAGCCGCGGCGAGTGGGAGAACCCCGGCTATTCCGAGCACCTGAGCCACCTGCTGCACCAGCGCGGCATCCCGCATGGGCTGGACATCTGGGGCCACGACATGCCCCACGACTGGCCCACCTGGTACCGGCAGATGGACCACTACGTGGGAGAACGGCTCGGGTACTGA
- a CDS encoding TadE/TadG family type IV pilus assembly protein codes for METALIIPLYVFLILGILQLGLIAQARVMAKYAAYRAVRVGAMHNASVKAMEAAALFHLMPVLTDSQGKRILPNDSSTSAITKYARLLTENSLGVGQMVKIVICGPTDGELSGTGGQALAAGYQSALHSRGSRNEVDFDDPRLMISEDPDMDPQTGAGMRQYNRLRLRAQLQLLYRMPIPFANWIITRTYIGATLPSVLMMTQKGVPNKASTATQASTVRTLEAARVYTIPINVSYAMRMQSNIFLSKFALPKTNECIHYKP; via the coding sequence GTGGAAACCGCCCTGATCATCCCGCTCTATGTCTTCTTGATCCTGGGCATCCTTCAACTGGGACTCATCGCCCAGGCTCGGGTGATGGCCAAGTACGCCGCGTACCGGGCGGTGCGCGTGGGCGCGATGCACAACGCCAGCGTCAAGGCCATGGAAGCGGCGGCCCTGTTCCACCTGATGCCCGTGCTGACGGATTCCCAGGGCAAGCGGATTCTCCCCAACGACAGCAGCACGAGTGCCATCACCAAGTACGCCCGCCTGCTCACGGAGAACTCGCTCGGCGTGGGCCAGATGGTGAAGATCGTCATCTGCGGCCCCACGGACGGGGAGCTCAGTGGCACCGGCGGTCAAGCGCTGGCCGCGGGATACCAGTCGGCCTTGCACAGCCGGGGCAGCCGCAACGAAGTGGACTTCGATGATCCCCGGCTGATGATCTCGGAGGATCCCGACATGGATCCCCAGACGGGCGCGGGCATGCGGCAGTACAACCGCCTGCGGCTGCGCGCCCAGCTGCAGCTGCTCTACCGGATGCCCATTCCGTTCGCCAACTGGATCATCACCCGCACGTACATTGGCGCCACGCTGCCCTCGGTTCTGATGATGACGCAGAAGGGGGTGCCCAACAAGGCATCCACCGCCACGCAGGCCTCGACGGTCAGGACGCTGGAGGCCGCGCGCGTCTACACGATCCCGATCAACGTCAGCTACGCCATGCGCATGCAGAGCAACATCTTCCTCAGCAAGTTCGCGCTTCCCAAGACGAACGAGTGCATCCACTACAAGCCCTAG
- a CDS encoding TolB family protein, with translation MKALWRIFGLAAVAGLAAGCEALDGFDPDGGGGGSGGGSFSQGFVFVRDRNVQAVDESGDPNSPLRLTTHGGAYEPTVAPNGRSVAYVYRSGSTVELRSVPTTGQGQPSTVFALTASSCPGCSNFRFPVFNPASNVIVFTVYRGNTSSLAKVNADGSGFVLFNNGNIGINSHGAASFFPDGQTVLSAGGASANQLNQLVRTNVMSGASQVYSFNLGNDAQVVANRVAVSPDGSQVAFDGQTSGGTTSIFLAPLGQILGSVKQLTRHTGELGVSDTWPSWRGNTEVTFLSNAGGSDNIYRIGIATTGAGSLVVPSALEPSYGGR, from the coding sequence ATGAAGGCGTTGTGGCGGATTTTCGGACTGGCGGCGGTCGCGGGACTGGCGGCGGGGTGTGAGGCCCTGGACGGTTTCGACCCGGACGGCGGTGGTGGTGGCTCGGGCGGTGGCTCCTTCAGCCAGGGCTTCGTCTTCGTGCGCGACCGGAACGTGCAGGCGGTGGACGAGAGCGGGGATCCCAACTCCCCCCTGCGCCTGACCACCCACGGCGGTGCGTACGAGCCCACCGTGGCTCCCAACGGCCGGAGCGTGGCGTACGTGTACCGCTCGGGCTCCACGGTGGAGCTGCGCTCGGTGCCCACCACGGGCCAGGGTCAGCCCTCCACGGTGTTCGCCCTCACGGCCAGCTCCTGCCCGGGCTGCTCCAACTTCCGCTTCCCCGTCTTCAACCCCGCGAGCAACGTCATCGTCTTCACCGTCTACCGGGGCAACACGTCCTCCCTGGCGAAGGTGAACGCGGATGGCAGCGGCTTCGTGCTGTTCAACAACGGCAACATCGGCATCAACTCCCATGGCGCGGCCTCCTTCTTCCCGGACGGGCAGACGGTGCTCTCGGCGGGGGGAGCCAGCGCCAACCAGCTCAACCAGCTCGTGCGCACGAACGTGATGAGCGGCGCCTCGCAGGTCTACAGCTTCAACCTGGGCAACGATGCCCAGGTGGTGGCCAACCGCGTGGCCGTGTCGCCGGACGGCTCCCAGGTGGCGTTCGACGGGCAGACCAGCGGCGGCACCACCTCCATCTTCCTGGCCCCGCTGGGACAGATTCTGGGCAGCGTGAAGCAGCTCACCCGCCACACCGGTGAGCTGGGCGTGTCGGACACCTGGCCGAGCTGGCGCGGCAACACCGAGGTGACCTTCCTGTCCAACGCGGGCGGCAGCGACAACATCTACCGCATCGGCATCGCCACCACGGGCGCGGGCTCCCTCGTGGTGCCGAGCGCGCTCGAGCCCTCGTACGGCGGCCGGTAG
- the truB gene encoding tRNA pseudouridine(55) synthase TruB: MKAGIYLDHKPVGVTSFTRVHAFMSEVEAAGLTRKQLPVCHGGTLDPFAEGLLLLLAGPATHLMDWLHAAPKTYEAEVVWGVETDTGDGLGQPVHTGSAAHLTPQALDEALQPLLGWTDQVPPATSAKKLGGEPAYKKAHRGETVVLPPSRVYLHEARWLSHDLPRTSRLRLTCRGGYYVRALARELGRALGCGAHLSRLHRTAIGPWEDPGPTGARVSVHGAAVLPWCASRAIAGDEVNHLKHGRTIPRGDVKPAPWKPPEGFPDPEGPVLAVQRGRLVALLGEEDGTLRVRTHLWAGI; this comes from the coding sequence ATGAAGGCCGGCATCTACCTGGACCATAAACCCGTGGGCGTCACCAGCTTCACCCGGGTGCACGCCTTCATGAGCGAGGTGGAGGCGGCGGGGCTCACGCGCAAGCAGCTGCCGGTGTGCCACGGGGGCACGTTGGACCCGTTCGCCGAGGGCCTGCTGCTGCTGCTCGCGGGTCCGGCCACGCACCTGATGGACTGGCTGCACGCGGCGCCCAAGACGTACGAGGCCGAGGTCGTCTGGGGCGTGGAGACGGACACGGGCGATGGGCTCGGCCAGCCGGTGCACACGGGGAGCGCCGCGCACCTGACGCCCCAGGCGCTCGACGAGGCGCTCCAACCCCTGCTCGGGTGGACGGACCAGGTGCCCCCCGCCACCAGCGCCAAGAAGCTGGGGGGCGAGCCCGCCTACAAGAAGGCCCACCGTGGAGAAACGGTGGTGCTGCCCCCCTCGCGCGTCTACCTGCACGAGGCGCGCTGGCTCTCGCATGACCTGCCGCGCACGAGCCGCCTGCGCCTGACGTGCCGGGGCGGCTACTACGTGCGCGCGCTCGCGAGGGAGCTGGGACGGGCGCTCGGGTGCGGGGCGCACCTGTCGCGGCTGCACCGCACCGCCATCGGCCCCTGGGAGGACCCGGGACCCACAGGAGCGCGAGTGAGTGTGCACGGCGCGGCGGTGCTGCCCTGGTGCGCCTCACGAGCCATCGCCGGGGACGAGGTAAACCACCTCAAGCACGGCCGCACCATTCCTCGGGGAGACGTGAAGCCCGCGCCCTGGAAACCGCCCGAGGGTTTTCCAGACCCCGAGGGCCCCGTGCTCGCCGTGCAACGCGGACGGCTCGTGGCGCTACTGGGCGAGGAAGACGGAACGCTCCGGGTGCGCACGCACCTGTGGGCCGGGATTTGA
- a CDS encoding (Fe-S)-binding protein, with the protein MSSIITGLLLTIGLSVFVITMSGRMGALLAMKKENRLDRIPQRALALLRFGLGQKRMVDREERTAGFMHVLIFAAFMVLALRTIMMFVMGFSESALTVLTDLQDPFWADKAPLLLVYKLYLLLKDGVAALALVGSAYFAWLRGSVKPDRLSPSWEAFLILGFISGLMVTEFLFGGSHMVPREQTMPLATGNFVWWEPVTSVFGMGMRPMGWPVAHALGVAGFWIHLVIILAFLNFLPLGKHFHVITGLFNVFFQRLVPHDEPSTTQSSKLSSPDLEKEEFGTATIKDLTWKQGLDLYSCTECGRCQTHCPTYITGKPLTHKGVNQDLKHWVWDHEQWVEEGRGPSGTKEPLPEIIGSALQAETVWACTSCGWCETACPVFIENVPRLIDMRRYQVQVKAEFPPEIQRVFEGMERQGNPWGLGQDRRDEWAEDLALPTWGDGGGPYEYLFFVGCAGSYDDKQKKVSRALVKILREAGVSFATLSKQEMCNGDSARRMGNEYLYQTLAKTNVESWNAMGVKAVITQCPHCFNTIKNEYPEFGGEYKVINHTQLINDLLKEKRIKLSQVMNQKLTYHDPCYLGRHNGVYDAPREVLHAIPGLEVVEMQRSKREGFCCGAGGGRMWMEEHIGTRINHNRVNEVALTLKHAEDPSTPYPNATDKKKPGLVGDYKEEGGSGVVAVACPFCSTMLNDAVNDTGREQRIKVKDITELVADAMEARGAPATVTPGPAVNAKPE; encoded by the coding sequence ATGAGCTCCATCATCACAGGCCTGCTGCTGACCATCGGGCTCTCCGTCTTCGTCATCACCATGTCCGGGCGCATGGGCGCCCTGCTGGCGATGAAGAAGGAGAACCGGCTGGATCGCATCCCCCAACGCGCGTTGGCGCTCCTGCGCTTCGGTCTCGGGCAGAAGCGCATGGTGGACCGCGAGGAGCGCACCGCGGGCTTCATGCACGTGCTCATCTTCGCGGCGTTCATGGTGCTGGCGCTGCGCACCATCATGATGTTCGTGATGGGCTTCTCCGAGTCGGCCCTGACGGTGCTCACGGACCTGCAGGACCCCTTCTGGGCGGACAAGGCGCCGCTCTTGCTCGTCTACAAGCTGTACCTGCTGCTCAAGGACGGGGTGGCGGCGCTGGCGCTGGTGGGCTCGGCCTACTTCGCGTGGCTGCGCGGCAGCGTGAAGCCGGACCGGCTCAGCCCCTCGTGGGAGGCGTTCCTCATCCTGGGCTTCATCTCCGGGCTGATGGTGACGGAGTTCCTGTTCGGCGGCAGCCACATGGTGCCGCGCGAGCAGACGATGCCGCTGGCCACGGGCAACTTCGTGTGGTGGGAGCCGGTGACGAGCGTGTTCGGCATGGGGATGCGCCCCATGGGCTGGCCGGTGGCGCACGCGCTGGGCGTGGCGGGCTTCTGGATCCACCTCGTCATCATCCTCGCGTTCCTCAACTTCCTGCCCCTGGGCAAGCACTTCCACGTCATCACCGGCCTGTTCAACGTGTTCTTCCAGCGCCTGGTGCCCCACGACGAGCCGAGCACCACGCAGAGCTCCAAGCTGAGCTCGCCGGACCTGGAGAAGGAGGAGTTCGGCACGGCGACGATCAAGGACCTGACGTGGAAGCAGGGCCTGGACCTGTACTCCTGCACGGAGTGCGGCCGCTGCCAGACGCACTGCCCCACGTACATCACCGGCAAGCCGCTCACGCACAAGGGCGTGAACCAGGACCTGAAGCACTGGGTGTGGGACCACGAGCAGTGGGTGGAGGAAGGCCGGGGCCCGTCGGGCACCAAGGAGCCCCTGCCGGAGATCATCGGCAGCGCGCTCCAGGCGGAGACGGTGTGGGCGTGCACGAGCTGTGGCTGGTGCGAGACGGCGTGCCCGGTGTTCATCGAGAACGTGCCGCGGCTCATCGACATGCGCCGCTACCAGGTGCAGGTGAAGGCGGAGTTCCCGCCGGAGATCCAGCGCGTGTTCGAGGGCATGGAGCGCCAGGGCAACCCCTGGGGCCTCGGCCAGGATCGGCGCGACGAGTGGGCGGAGGACCTGGCGCTGCCCACGTGGGGTGATGGCGGCGGCCCGTACGAGTACCTGTTCTTCGTGGGCTGCGCGGGCAGCTACGACGACAAGCAGAAGAAGGTGAGCCGGGCGCTGGTGAAGATCCTGCGCGAGGCGGGGGTGAGCTTCGCCACGCTGAGCAAGCAGGAGATGTGCAACGGCGACTCGGCGCGGCGCATGGGCAACGAGTACCTGTACCAGACGCTCGCCAAGACGAACGTGGAGTCGTGGAACGCCATGGGGGTGAAGGCGGTCATCACCCAGTGCCCCCACTGCTTCAACACCATCAAGAACGAGTACCCGGAGTTCGGCGGCGAGTACAAGGTCATCAACCACACGCAGCTCATCAACGATCTTCTCAAGGAGAAGCGCATCAAGCTGTCGCAGGTGATGAACCAGAAGCTCACCTACCACGACCCCTGCTACCTGGGCCGGCACAACGGCGTGTACGACGCGCCGCGCGAGGTGCTCCACGCCATTCCGGGCCTGGAGGTGGTGGAGATGCAGCGCAGCAAGCGCGAGGGCTTCTGCTGCGGCGCGGGTGGCGGCCGCATGTGGATGGAGGAGCACATCGGCACGCGCATCAACCACAACCGCGTCAACGAGGTGGCCCTCACGCTCAAGCATGCCGAGGACCCCAGCACCCCCTACCCCAACGCCACGGACAAGAAGAAGCCGGGCCTGGTGGGCGACTACAAGGAAGAGGGAGGCTCGGGCGTGGTGGCGGTGGCCTGCCCCTTCTGCTCGACGATGCTCAACGACGCGGTGAACGACACGGGCCGCGAGCAGCGCATCAAGGTGAAGGACATCACCGAGCTGGTGGCGGACGCCATGGAAGCGCGCGGCGCGCCGGCCACGGTGACGCCGGGCCCCGCGGTGAACGCCAAGCCCGAGTAG
- a CDS encoding non-proteolytic archaemetzincin-like protein, producing MPMPQKVLLLVSVGSPPPVLLRELEDPIALQLGLKAVVGKVALSTPTYAFNKDRSQYHCNAILRRLSTLLEPSHSMVLGVTDVDLFVPDSPFVLGEADRESRSAILSLARLRQGAEGEQLKRRLQVEAVHLAAHLLGLSYCEDTRCVMFFAQAPQDCDRKNLSLCNNCRNEMNKLNR from the coding sequence ATGCCGATGCCGCAGAAGGTCCTCCTGCTCGTCTCGGTGGGCAGTCCTCCTCCGGTGTTGTTGCGAGAGCTGGAGGACCCCATCGCGTTGCAGCTGGGCCTCAAGGCCGTGGTGGGGAAGGTGGCCCTGTCCACGCCCACCTACGCCTTCAACAAAGACCGGAGCCAGTACCACTGCAACGCCATCCTGCGGCGGCTGTCGACGCTGCTGGAGCCCAGCCACTCCATGGTGCTGGGCGTCACGGACGTGGACCTGTTCGTGCCGGACTCGCCCTTCGTGCTGGGTGAGGCGGACCGGGAGTCGCGCAGCGCCATCCTGAGCCTGGCCCGGCTGCGCCAGGGCGCCGAGGGCGAGCAGCTCAAGCGCCGGCTCCAGGTGGAGGCCGTCCACCTGGCGGCACATCTGCTGGGGTTGTCCTACTGCGAGGACACCCGGTGCGTCATGTTCTTCGCCCAGGCCCCCCAGGACTGCGACCGGAAGAACCTCTCGCTGTGCAACAACTGCCGCAATGAGATGAACAAGCTCAACCGCTAG